The following coding sequences lie in one Peribacillus frigoritolerans genomic window:
- a CDS encoding DegT/DnrJ/EryC1/StrS family aminotransferase, translating to METIVNTKPVITGWVKREYLKNIERILDSGRLILGEYTRKFEESVRQYSDSKYAVALSSATAAIEIILKYLDVEDKEVIMPSNTFISPVYAVKNAKGRVVLCDINLEDFNLDLNSLKNAVTPKTKVVLITYIAGKIPDNIFEIKEFCDENDLYLIEDASHAFGATINGYKAGTIGFAGVFSMYPTKIVTSATGGVITSDDIDLIKYCELLRHHGNENGAVNQVLSGDMLLSEFNALLGYLQVQEAYGMIQVRQEIFSFYKETLKDIFHEHGLYFQASSDHNISSFYKIIVMSKSKEQCEKFKKHLKESHISTGHCYGVPLHLQPTLLEEYPLASLPNADRFRESHFTLPCHLDLSDEDLNYIAAKCKQVVEHGD from the coding sequence ATGGAGACTATCGTAAATACAAAGCCAGTGATAACAGGTTGGGTAAAACGGGAATACCTTAAGAACATTGAGCGCATTTTGGATTCTGGCAGGCTAATTTTAGGTGAGTATACTCGAAAATTTGAAGAAAGCGTCAGACAATACAGTGATTCTAAGTATGCTGTCGCACTTTCCAGTGCCACGGCTGCCATTGAAATTATTTTAAAATATCTAGATGTTGAAGACAAAGAAGTGATCATGCCAAGCAATACGTTCATTTCTCCAGTATATGCGGTGAAAAATGCGAAAGGAAGAGTCGTTCTTTGTGACATTAATTTAGAGGATTTCAATTTGGATTTAAATAGCCTGAAGAACGCCGTGACTCCTAAAACGAAAGTTGTCTTAATTACGTATATTGCCGGAAAGATCCCTGATAACATCTTTGAGATTAAAGAGTTTTGTGATGAGAATGATCTTTATCTAATCGAAGATGCTTCACATGCTTTTGGTGCCACTATAAATGGATATAAAGCAGGTACAATTGGATTTGCTGGGGTTTTTTCAATGTACCCCACTAAAATTGTTACAAGTGCAACAGGGGGTGTCATTACTTCGGACGATATAGATTTAATCAAATACTGTGAGTTGTTAAGGCACCATGGGAATGAAAATGGTGCAGTCAACCAAGTATTATCCGGTGACATGCTTCTCAGTGAATTTAATGCATTGCTTGGTTATCTGCAAGTTCAGGAAGCTTATGGGATGATCCAGGTCAGGCAGGAAATCTTCAGTTTCTATAAGGAGACTTTGAAGGATATTTTTCATGAACACGGTCTTTACTTCCAAGCTTCATCTGACCACAATATATCTTCATTTTATAAAATTATCGTCATGTCTAAAAGCAAAGAGCAATGCGAGAAATTTAAAAAGCATTTAAAAGAGTCTCATATAAGCACCGGGCATTGTTATGGGGTCCCATTGCATTTACAGCCCACATTATTGGAGGAATATCCCCTGGCATCTCTCCCGAATGCCGATAGATTTCGTGAATCTCATTTCACGTTGCCATGTCACTTGGATTTGTCTGATGAGGATTTGAATTACATTGCAGCTAAATGTAAACAGGTAGTGGAACATGGCGATTAA
- a CDS encoding oligosaccharide flippase family protein, which translates to MKIKNEFINKILLLLTGNSLAQLILFASSPILTRIYTPEDFGVFSTYTSLLAILISFSSLCLEKAIPLEKNHSNMVHLMYISMFTIAVVCILNIGLGFLNLSLFRLYGIEASIMNDLLLSIGLFFAGIYQVMSYWMLKEDKFKGLTHSKLLQSISNVTSQFSLISINHVTPGIGLIAGDMIGRGITLVYIWRYYLKRMHWPKVNYRRIGYLLKKYEKFAKYSTWSTLLSSLSLQIIFLLLMRLYGPDVTGHFSMASKTIGLPITMVGASISTVFYAEVAKSISNEPGRVLHLYKSIITKTAMLGVPLMAILAWIAPGVFSFVFGEEWRVSGEYVTLMSFMFISQVIVMPVSQILYLAKKQRTQLLWDVSRLLLSSIGVLVIFISGGSAKAAILYFSICMGASYYFFALLGYRAIHSID; encoded by the coding sequence ATGAAAATAAAAAATGAATTTATAAATAAAATCCTTTTATTATTAACAGGGAATTCACTGGCACAGCTTATTCTATTCGCAAGTTCTCCCATACTGACAAGAATATATACACCAGAAGATTTTGGGGTGTTTTCAACCTATACGTCACTATTGGCCATTCTCATATCATTTTCATCTCTTTGTTTAGAAAAGGCGATTCCTCTAGAAAAAAACCATAGTAATATGGTTCACTTGATGTACATTAGCATGTTTACGATTGCCGTCGTTTGTATCCTGAATATAGGTTTGGGCTTCCTTAATCTATCATTATTTCGATTATACGGTATAGAAGCTTCGATTATGAATGACCTTTTGCTTTCAATTGGCCTGTTTTTTGCTGGAATCTATCAAGTGATGAGCTACTGGATGTTAAAAGAAGATAAGTTTAAAGGACTAACTCATTCTAAACTGCTTCAATCGATTAGCAATGTAACAAGTCAGTTCTCACTTATTTCCATTAATCATGTGACTCCAGGAATTGGTTTAATAGCGGGTGATATGATAGGACGGGGAATAACCCTTGTGTACATTTGGCGATATTACTTAAAGCGAATGCATTGGCCAAAAGTGAACTATAGGAGAATCGGTTATTTGCTTAAAAAATATGAGAAATTCGCCAAATACTCCACATGGTCAACCCTCTTAAGTTCCTTATCTCTGCAAATCATTTTTTTGTTATTGATGCGTCTATACGGACCTGACGTGACAGGGCATTTTTCCATGGCTTCAAAAACGATAGGTCTGCCCATTACGATGGTGGGAGCGAGTATTTCGACAGTATTCTATGCCGAAGTGGCAAAAAGCATTTCAAATGAACCAGGAAGAGTTTTACATTTGTATAAGAGCATTATTACTAAAACGGCCATGTTAGGTGTGCCGTTAATGGCAATTTTGGCATGGATAGCACCCGGTGTCTTCAGCTTTGTTTTTGGAGAAGAGTGGCGTGTTTCCGGTGAATATGTGACATTGATGTCATTTATGTTTATAAGTCAAGTGATTGTCATGCCGGTTTCTCAAATATTGTATTTAGCCAAAAAACAACGGACTCAACTCTTATGGGATGTTTCAAGGCTGTTACTGTCATCGATTGGAGTACTGGTCATTTTCATTTCAGGGGGTTCAGCTAAAGCAGCCATTTTATATTTTAGCATTTGTATGGGGGCCAGCTACTACTTTTTTGCTCTCCTTGGCTATAGGGCGATACATTCCATAGATTGA
- a CDS encoding serine O-acetyltransferase: MGLFKWINKLAFISNWGRLGGIHGIIVMFVYRIGNIIYYKVNVPILKQVLWILYRMIDLLIIRLFMNCEFPAQSQIGKNLHLPHGAKGIIINPFTKIGDHVTILHQVTFGQSKESRKAPEVCDYAYIGVGAKILGGIRIGNNSKVGANAVVLTSVPDNCTAVGVPSVIKGKQKENVIK, encoded by the coding sequence ATGGGATTATTTAAATGGATAAATAAATTGGCGTTTATTAGTAACTGGGGGAGACTGGGCGGAATCCACGGAATAATCGTCATGTTTGTTTACCGGATAGGCAATATAATTTACTATAAAGTGAACGTTCCAATCTTAAAACAAGTATTATGGATTTTGTACCGCATGATTGATTTGTTAATTATAAGACTCTTCATGAACTGTGAATTTCCTGCGCAATCTCAAATAGGAAAAAATTTGCATCTCCCACATGGAGCTAAAGGCATTATAATCAATCCGTTTACTAAAATAGGGGATCATGTTACAATATTGCACCAAGTAACGTTCGGGCAAAGTAAAGAAAGCAGAAAAGCTCCTGAGGTTTGTGATTATGCATATATTGGAGTGGGCGCTAAAATATTGGGCGGCATCCGAATTGGCAATAATTCGAAAGTGGGAGCAAATGCTGTTGTTTTGACATCCGTTCCCGATAATTGCACGGCAGTTGGAGTGCCAAGTGTGATTAAAGGTAAGCAGAAAGAAAACGTTATAAAATAA
- a CDS encoding WbqC family protein — translation MEKKKIVTIHQPNFLPWIGLIHKVFQSDVFIYLTDVKYSSSNFQNKTYILGADGKESRLTVPLQKKPEMLHEKLISYHSPNQKWKRNHLKQISEVYKKTRHFQDFFPLLEEAYQKEHALLVDLNIHLFELILKYLNYEGETHLSNDFNTSFGKTERLVSLIKQTEGTCYLSGKSGKDYLEEELFHKEGIEVVYQKFIHPVYYVKNEKECVKNLSILDWIMHDPADQIKETLTKDKLGKSEQCK, via the coding sequence GTGGAAAAAAAGAAGATAGTCACAATTCACCAGCCCAATTTCTTGCCTTGGATTGGTTTGATTCATAAGGTTTTTCAATCGGACGTTTTTATATATTTGACCGATGTGAAATACTCTTCAAGTAATTTTCAAAATAAAACATATATTCTAGGTGCTGATGGAAAAGAGTCAAGGCTAACTGTACCGCTTCAAAAAAAGCCTGAAATGTTACATGAAAAATTAATCAGTTATCATTCCCCAAATCAAAAATGGAAAAGGAATCATTTGAAGCAAATATCGGAAGTTTATAAAAAAACTCGGCACTTTCAAGATTTTTTCCCGCTGTTGGAAGAAGCATATCAAAAAGAACACGCTTTGTTAGTCGATTTAAATATTCATTTATTTGAATTGATTTTAAAGTATTTAAACTATGAAGGAGAAACACACCTTTCCAATGATTTTAACACTTCCTTTGGAAAAACAGAGAGATTAGTTAGCTTAATTAAGCAAACCGAAGGTACATGCTATTTAAGCGGGAAAAGCGGAAAGGATTACTTGGAAGAAGAATTGTTTCATAAAGAAGGAATTGAAGTCGTTTATCAAAAGTTCATACATCCCGTGTATTATGTGAAAAATGAAAAAGAATGTGTAAAAAATTTATCGATTCTAGACTGGATCATGCACGATCCGGCGGATCAAATAAAAGAAACGTTAACGAAAGATAAATTAGGCAAATCAGAACAATGTAAATGA
- a CDS encoding glycosyltransferase family protein produces MKLFYNISSVHPWNDTRIYFRQAFSFGETGMYKVKHIAIENNLIPENIPANIEVELLPKKSREGRMLNWIALYWKIKKDKPDVIQFHDPELLILMSIIRRIPRYHPVIVYDMHENVPKVLMRKKIPGIALSMYRHLEKRLLRACSGVVFAEMTYKEDYRFLTCPTTDVYNYPKIPEMKENKGKEDVFTFIYLGSISDIRGGEIMLLLAKRLVELKKVFHMKIIGTGREGYIGKLKTFILDNGLEDYISLEGVMAFDKAFESIQKAHAGMAFLVPDPNFMGGKTTKCFEYMAAGIPFMVSDFLIQDVLDKWCCGVSADVANMDDMVQKAVYLLESPEEAANMGERGKAAYRQEYNWENEEEKLLSLFDELNSCS; encoded by the coding sequence ATGAAGTTATTTTATAATATTAGTTCGGTGCACCCATGGAATGATACGAGGATTTATTTTCGGCAAGCCTTCTCTTTTGGAGAAACGGGAATGTACAAGGTGAAGCATATAGCGATTGAAAATAACTTGATCCCTGAAAATATCCCTGCCAATATCGAAGTTGAACTGTTGCCTAAGAAATCCAGGGAAGGGCGAATGTTGAATTGGATTGCTCTTTACTGGAAGATTAAGAAGGATAAACCTGATGTGATTCAGTTTCATGATCCGGAGCTGCTGATTTTAATGAGCATCATTAGGAGGATTCCCCGTTATCATCCAGTCATTGTTTATGACATGCATGAAAATGTACCAAAGGTCCTTATGAGAAAAAAAATCCCCGGAATTGCATTGAGTATGTATCGTCATTTGGAGAAACGATTGCTAAGGGCATGCAGCGGGGTCGTGTTTGCAGAAATGACGTATAAAGAGGATTATCGATTCTTAACTTGTCCAACAACAGATGTTTACAATTACCCAAAAATTCCTGAAATGAAAGAAAACAAAGGAAAAGAAGATGTTTTCACCTTTATCTACCTTGGAAGCATCTCTGATATACGTGGCGGGGAAATCATGCTGCTTCTTGCAAAAAGATTAGTAGAATTAAAGAAAGTGTTTCATATGAAAATAATTGGAACGGGCAGGGAAGGATACATCGGAAAATTGAAAACATTCATCCTGGACAACGGCTTGGAAGATTATATCAGTCTAGAGGGTGTAATGGCCTTTGATAAAGCATTCGAGTCTATCCAGAAAGCACATGCAGGCATGGCATTTTTAGTTCCTGATCCTAATTTCATGGGTGGTAAAACAACAAAGTGTTTTGAATATATGGCCGCTGGCATTCCATTTATGGTCTCTGATTTTCTTATTCAAGATGTACTGGATAAATGGTGCTGTGGAGTGTCGGCCGATGTAGCAAACATGGATGATATGGTTCAAAAAGCGGTTTATTTACTGGAATCCCCTGAGGAAGCCGCGAACATGGGGGAACGAGGAAAAGCTGCATATAGACAAGAATATAATTGGGAGAATGAAGAGGAAAAACTACTATCTCTGTTTGATGAATTAAATTCATGCTCCTAG
- a CDS encoding PIG-L deacetylase family protein yields MKKILLVTAHPDDAEISMGGTIRKLLNQGHYIINIIFSIPSNIEVRKQEAIESSKNFGYEVQFSKYCEGNNVEDIPFHKLIKELDDIIEKMDPDEVYTHWMNDSHQDHQKLSKVVRSCFRKKQFTIYEFEQINQNNNIAANQFHPNIYSDITEFMEDKKRMITMFQSQLTGYMGHYLVNAEHIGSWRGSQVNCKYAETFLLIFSKEVL; encoded by the coding sequence ATGAAAAAAATATTGCTAGTAACAGCACACCCAGATGATGCGGAAATTAGTATGGGCGGTACCATTCGTAAGCTGTTGAACCAAGGACATTACATTATCAACATCATATTTTCCATCCCTTCGAATATCGAGGTCAGGAAACAAGAGGCAATAGAGTCATCAAAGAATTTCGGATATGAGGTACAGTTTTCTAAGTACTGTGAGGGTAATAACGTTGAGGATATCCCTTTTCATAAATTAATAAAAGAGCTCGACGATATCATCGAAAAGATGGATCCGGACGAAGTCTACACACATTGGATGAATGACAGTCATCAAGATCATCAAAAGTTATCAAAGGTGGTAAGAAGCTGTTTCAGGAAAAAACAATTCACCATATATGAATTCGAACAAATCAACCAAAATAATAACATCGCTGCCAATCAATTTCACCCGAATATCTATAGTGATATTACAGAGTTCATGGAAGATAAAAAACGTATGATTACCATGTTCCAATCACAGCTAACCGGTTATATGGGGCATTATTTAGTGAATGCGGAGCATATCGGCAGTTGGAGGGGTTCCCAAGTGAATTGCAAATACGCGGAGACATTCCTATTAATTTTTTCAAAAGAGGTTTTGTAG
- a CDS encoding NCS2 family permease gives MFKLKERNSNIKTEVLAGLTTFLTLAYIIVVNPMILSDAGVPFDQAFTATIIAIIVGTLCMALLANYPIVIAPAMGLNAYFAYSVLGTHDISYTVAFSAVFVTGIIFILLSLTSFRSKLIEAIPNNLKHAISAGIGLFITFIGLRLSGVVTQHESNLVTLGSFRDPSVALTLVGLVITIVLIVRNVQGAIFIGMIVTAIIAFFTGQLQINGLVSTPSLPEGIIVANPITSIADVINYGLYGVVFSILLVMLFDTTGALLGIVRQAGLLKENKLEKSGSAFFADSVGTTVGAMFGTSPTAASVESSAGVGAGGKTGLTALVVAILFLITAFFSPLIGAVSNVAAITAPSLIIVGSMMIKSINEIDWTHFDESFPAFLVIVAMPLTSSIANGIALGFIAYPILKMARGKFREVHPFVYMFAALFLYQLIFLA, from the coding sequence ATGTTTAAATTAAAAGAACGGAATTCAAATATTAAGACGGAAGTACTTGCGGGGCTTACAACCTTTTTAACACTGGCTTATATCATCGTTGTAAACCCCATGATCCTTTCTGATGCCGGTGTTCCATTCGACCAGGCATTCACAGCAACCATAATCGCAATAATAGTCGGAACCCTATGCATGGCCCTTTTAGCCAATTACCCAATTGTCATAGCACCGGCAATGGGATTGAATGCTTATTTTGCATACTCGGTATTGGGAACCCATGATATCTCATACACAGTTGCTTTCTCTGCAGTCTTTGTTACGGGCATCATCTTTATCCTTTTATCCCTAACCTCTTTCCGCTCAAAATTGATCGAGGCCATACCAAATAACTTGAAGCATGCAATCAGTGCCGGAATCGGGCTTTTCATCACCTTCATCGGACTTCGTTTGTCAGGTGTCGTAACACAGCATGAATCCAACCTGGTGACCCTTGGAAGCTTCAGGGATCCAAGTGTGGCACTTACATTGGTTGGTCTGGTCATAACGATCGTGCTGATCGTTCGTAATGTACAGGGAGCGATATTCATCGGAATGATCGTGACAGCCATAATCGCTTTTTTTACAGGCCAATTGCAAATTAACGGCCTGGTTTCCACCCCTTCCTTACCTGAAGGAATAATAGTCGCAAATCCAATCACATCTATCGCCGATGTCATTAACTATGGGCTTTATGGCGTCGTCTTCTCCATTTTACTTGTAATGCTATTCGATACGACCGGTGCTTTATTAGGCATTGTCCGTCAAGCTGGATTGCTGAAGGAGAATAAGCTTGAAAAATCCGGCAGTGCCTTTTTTGCAGATTCCGTCGGCACTACTGTCGGCGCAATGTTCGGTACAAGCCCGACCGCTGCCTCGGTTGAATCATCAGCTGGTGTAGGAGCGGGGGGCAAGACAGGTTTAACCGCTTTGGTAGTGGCCATCCTATTCTTAATAACCGCCTTCTTCAGCCCGCTGATAGGAGCTGTCTCAAATGTAGCGGCAATCACGGCACCTAGCTTGATCATCGTGGGAAGCATGATGATTAAGAGCATTAATGAAATTGACTGGACACACTTTGATGAATCATTCCCAGCCTTTTTGGTCATTGTCGCCATGCCTTTAACATCAAGCATCGCCAACGGGATAGCACTCGGATTCATCGCCTACCCCATTTTAAAAATGGCAAGAGGCAAATTCCGTGAAGTGCATCCGTTCGTGTACATGTTTGCTGCTCTATTTCTTTATCAACTGATTTTCCTGGCTTGA
- a CDS encoding Gfo/Idh/MocA family protein — translation MAIKNRIGVVGSGSISCAMIDAINESSNGEVMGIWGRRFHFAKKLAKEKGVSKVYGSLNEVFEDDELDTVYIATPNASHYEQALAAIEHGKNVIVEKTAFMTADQANRVFDAAEKRNVFVFEAVRSIYEPNFQILKNAIKKLGKIHGATLKYQNYSKQYSALLKGEKAPLFDENHGGGTLRTIGIYPIYAAIQLFGVPVKSYYFKQLIVKNIDLGGTCIFEYEDFKITMLISKINLTNDSISEIYGENGTLRFHSLYDIRTISYRSIINDMEETLSEPISDNSLLYEITEFSEWILMKNVTAYMEQKNIALKAISIIEQALNGGT, via the coding sequence ATGGCGATTAAAAATAGGATTGGAGTGGTGGGCTCAGGTTCAATAAGCTGTGCCATGATTGATGCCATTAATGAAAGTTCAAATGGAGAGGTAATGGGAATTTGGGGGAGAAGATTTCATTTTGCCAAGAAGCTTGCAAAAGAAAAAGGAGTGTCTAAAGTTTATGGATCCCTGAATGAAGTGTTTGAAGATGATGAGCTGGATACTGTTTATATAGCCACTCCAAATGCTTCCCATTATGAACAAGCGTTAGCAGCCATTGAGCATGGAAAGAACGTTATTGTGGAGAAAACGGCATTCATGACAGCCGATCAGGCCAATCGGGTTTTCGATGCAGCAGAAAAACGAAATGTTTTTGTGTTTGAGGCAGTAAGATCCATTTATGAACCCAACTTTCAAATTTTAAAGAATGCTATTAAAAAGTTAGGGAAAATCCATGGGGCAACCCTAAAGTACCAAAACTATTCCAAGCAGTATTCGGCCTTATTAAAAGGGGAGAAAGCTCCACTTTTCGATGAAAATCATGGTGGCGGGACATTAAGAACGATTGGAATTTATCCTATTTATGCGGCCATTCAATTATTTGGTGTTCCCGTTAAAAGTTATTATTTTAAACAACTGATCGTAAAAAACATTGATTTAGGCGGTACGTGCATTTTTGAATATGAAGATTTTAAAATAACGATGTTGATTTCAAAAATTAACTTAACGAATGATTCAATATCGGAAATTTACGGAGAGAACGGAACCTTGCGTTTTCACTCGTTATACGATATTCGCACAATAAGTTACCGCAGTATCATTAATGACATGGAAGAAACGTTAAGTGAACCTATCAGTGATAATAGTTTGCTTTATGAAATCACTGAATTTTCAGAATGGATTTTAATGAAAAATGTAACGGCCTACATGGAACAAAAGAACATTGCGCTTAAAGCGATATCTATCATTGAACAAGCTTTAAATGGAGGAACATGA